Proteins encoded together in one Miscanthus floridulus cultivar M001 chromosome 16, ASM1932011v1, whole genome shotgun sequence window:
- the LOC136512161 gene encoding soluble inorganic pyrophosphatase-like produces the protein MSQENGGASNGHPAEEHQDVMEVEPKQRRAPRLNERILSSLSRRSVAAHPWHDLEIGPEAPAVFNVVVEITKGSKVKYELDKKTGLIKVDRVLYSSVVYPHNYGFIPRTLCEDNDPMDVLVLMQEPVLPGAFLRARAIGLMPMIDQGEKDDKIIAVCADDPEYRHYNDISELSPHRLQEIRRFFEDYKKNENKEVAVNDFLPAAAAREAIQYSMDLYGQYIMQTLRR, from the exons ATGAGCCAGGAGAACGGAGGAGCCAGCAACGGGCACCCCGCCGAGGAGCATCAGGACGTGATGGAGGTGGAGCCGAAGCAGCGCCGGGCGCCGCGGCTGAACGAGCGGATCCTCTCGTCGCTGTCGCGGAGGTCCGTCGCCGCGCACCCCTGGCACGACCTCGAGATCG GTCCTGAAGCTCCGGCCGTCTTCAACGTC GTTGTGGAGATCACCAAGGGGAGCAAGGTGAAGTACGAGCTGGACAAGAAGACGGGGCTCATCAAGGTGGACCGCGTCCTCTACTCGTCCGTCGTGTACCCTCACAACTACGGCTTCATCCCGCGGACGCTCTGCGAGGACAACGACCCCATGGACGTCCTCGTCCTCATGCAG GAACCAGTCCTCCCCGGCGCCTTCCTCCGCGCCAGGGCCATCGGCCTCATGCCTATGATAGATCAG GGGGAGAAGGACGACAAGATCATCGCCGTCTGCGCCGACGATCCCGAGTACCGCCACTACAACGACATCAGCGAGCTTTCTCCTCACCGCCTCCAGGAGATCCGCCGCTTCTTCGAAGACT ACAAGAAGAACGAGAACAAGGAGGTGGCCGTCAACGACTTCCTGCCCGCCGCAGCTGCCCGCGAAGCCATCCAGTACTCCAT ggaTCTGTACGGTCAGTACATTATGCAGACCCTGCGACGGTAG